A portion of the Macaca nemestrina isolate mMacNem1 chromosome 19, mMacNem.hap1, whole genome shotgun sequence genome contains these proteins:
- the LOC105478808 gene encoding N(6)-adenine-specific methyltransferase METTL4 isoform X4, giving the protein MSVVHQLSAGWLLDHLSFINKINYQLHQHYEPCCSKNEFTTSVHFESLQMDSVSSSGACAAFIASDPTTKPENDDGGNYEMLTQKFVFRPELFDVTKPYITPAVHKECQQSNEKEDLMNGVKKEISISIIGKKRKRCVVFNQGELDAMEYHTKIRELILDGSLQLIQEGLKSGFLYPLFEKQDKCSKPITLPLDTCNLPELCEMAKHLPSLNEMEHQTLQLVEEDTSVTEQDLFLRVVENNSSFTKVITLMGQKYLLPPKSSFLLSDISCMQPLLNYRKTFDVIVIDPPWQNKSVKRSNRYSYLSPLQIKQIPIPKLAAPNCLLVTWVTNRQKHLRFIKEELYPSWSVEVVAEWHWVKITNSGEFVFPLDSPHKKPYEGLILGRVQEKTALPLRGFKRLHQARWGIFGIVCSKFTARLD; this is encoded by the exons ATGTCTGTGGTTCACCAGTTGTCAGCTGGGTGGTTACTGGATCATCTTTCTTTTATCAACAAGATAAACTATCAACTTCACCAGCATTATGAACCTTGTTGCAGTAAAAATGAGTTCACTACTTCTGTTCACTTTGAATCTCTTCAAATGGATTCCGTGTCCTCTTCTGGAGCCTGTGCTGCATTTATTGCTTCTGACCCTACCACTAAGCCAGAGAATGATGATGGAGGAAATTATGAAATGTTAacacaaaaatttgtttttcGACCTGAACTGTTTGATGTCACCAAACCTTATATAACTCCAGCTGTTCACAAAGAATGCCAGCAAAGTAATGAAAAGGAAGATCTGATGAATggtgttaaaaaagaaatctccattTCTATTATTGGGAAG AAGCGTAAAAGATGTGTTGTTTTCAATCAAGGTGAATTGGATGCGATGGAATACCATACAAAG ATCAGGGAGCTGATTTTGGATGGATCTTTACAATTGATCCAGGAAGGTCTCAAAAGtggttttctttatccactttttGAAAAACAGGACAAGTGTAGTAAGCCCATTACTTTACCACTTGACACCTGCAATTTGCCAGAATTATGTGAAATGGCAAAGCATTTGCCTTCTCTGAATGAAATGGAACATCAGACATTGCAATTGGTGGAAGAGGATACATCTGTTACAGAACAGGATTTATTTTTGCGAGTTGTTGAAAACAACTCTAGCTTTACAAAAGTGATTACTTTAATGGGACAAAAATACCTGCTACCACCGAAAAGCAGTTTTCTTTTATCTGACATTTCTTGTATGCAACCACTTCTGAACT atAGGAAAACATTTGATGTAATTGTGATAGATCCGCCATGGCAGAACAAATCAGTTAAAAGAAGTAATAG gtACAGTTATTTGTCACCCCTGCAAATAAAGCAAATACCTATCCCTAAATTGGCTGCTCCAAACTGTCTTCTTGTTACTTGGGTGACCAATAGACAGAAACACCTACGTTTTATAAAGGAAGAACTTTATCCCTCTTGGTCTGTGGAGGTAGTTGCTGAGTGGCACTGGGTAAAA ATCACCAATTCAGGAGAGTTCGTGTTCCCATTAGATTCTCCACACAAAAAGCCTTATGAAGGTCTTATACTGGGGAGAGTTCAAGAAAAAACTGCTCTACCATTGAG AGGTTTTAAAAGACTACATCAAGCCAGATGGGGAATATTTGGAATTGTTTGCTCGAAATTTACAGCCAGGTTGGACTAG
- the LOC105478808 gene encoding N(6)-adenine-specific methyltransferase METTL4 isoform X3 yields MSVVHQLSAGWLLDHLSFINKINYQLHQHYEPCCSKNEFTTSVHFESLQMDSVSSSGACAAFIASDPTTKPENDDGGNYEMLTQKFVFRPELFDVTKPYITPAVHKECQQSNEKEDLMNGVKKEISISIIGKKRKRCVVFNQGELDAMEYHTKIRELILDGSLQLIQEGLKSGFLYPLFEKQDKCSKPITLPLDTCNLPELCEMAKHLPSLNEMEHQTLQLVEEDTSVTEQDLFLRVVENNSSFTKVITLMGQKYLLPPKSSFLLSDISCMQPLLNYRKTFDVIVIDPPWQNKSVKRSNRYSYLSPLQIKQIPIPKLAAPNCLLVTWVTNRQKHLRFIKEELYPSWSVEVVAEWHWVKITNSGEFVFPLDSPHKKPYEGLILGRVQEKTALPLRNADVNVLPIPDHKLIVSVPCTLHSHKPPLAVP; encoded by the exons ATGTCTGTGGTTCACCAGTTGTCAGCTGGGTGGTTACTGGATCATCTTTCTTTTATCAACAAGATAAACTATCAACTTCACCAGCATTATGAACCTTGTTGCAGTAAAAATGAGTTCACTACTTCTGTTCACTTTGAATCTCTTCAAATGGATTCCGTGTCCTCTTCTGGAGCCTGTGCTGCATTTATTGCTTCTGACCCTACCACTAAGCCAGAGAATGATGATGGAGGAAATTATGAAATGTTAacacaaaaatttgtttttcGACCTGAACTGTTTGATGTCACCAAACCTTATATAACTCCAGCTGTTCACAAAGAATGCCAGCAAAGTAATGAAAAGGAAGATCTGATGAATggtgttaaaaaagaaatctccattTCTATTATTGGGAAG AAGCGTAAAAGATGTGTTGTTTTCAATCAAGGTGAATTGGATGCGATGGAATACCATACAAAG ATCAGGGAGCTGATTTTGGATGGATCTTTACAATTGATCCAGGAAGGTCTCAAAAGtggttttctttatccactttttGAAAAACAGGACAAGTGTAGTAAGCCCATTACTTTACCACTTGACACCTGCAATTTGCCAGAATTATGTGAAATGGCAAAGCATTTGCCTTCTCTGAATGAAATGGAACATCAGACATTGCAATTGGTGGAAGAGGATACATCTGTTACAGAACAGGATTTATTTTTGCGAGTTGTTGAAAACAACTCTAGCTTTACAAAAGTGATTACTTTAATGGGACAAAAATACCTGCTACCACCGAAAAGCAGTTTTCTTTTATCTGACATTTCTTGTATGCAACCACTTCTGAACT atAGGAAAACATTTGATGTAATTGTGATAGATCCGCCATGGCAGAACAAATCAGTTAAAAGAAGTAATAG gtACAGTTATTTGTCACCCCTGCAAATAAAGCAAATACCTATCCCTAAATTGGCTGCTCCAAACTGTCTTCTTGTTACTTGGGTGACCAATAGACAGAAACACCTACGTTTTATAAAGGAAGAACTTTATCCCTCTTGGTCTGTGGAGGTAGTTGCTGAGTGGCACTGGGTAAAA ATCACCAATTCAGGAGAGTTCGTGTTCCCATTAGATTCTCCACACAAAAAGCCTTATGAAGGTCTTATACTGGGGAGAGTTCAAGAAAAAACTGCTCTACCATTGAG GAATGCAGATGTAAACGTGCTCCCCATTCCAGACCACAAATTAATTGTCAGCGTGCCCTGTACTCTTCACTCACATAAACCACCGCTTGCTg
- the LOC105478808 gene encoding N(6)-adenine-specific methyltransferase METTL4 isoform X2 has product MSVVHQLSAGWLLDHLSFINKINYQLHQHYEPCCSKNEFTTSVHFESLQMDSVSSSGACAAFIASDPTTKPENDDGGNYEMLTQKFVFRPELFDVTKPYITPAVHKECQQSNEKEDLMNGVKKEISISIIGKKRKRCVVFNQGELDAMEYHTKIRELILDGSLQLIQEGLKSGFLYPLFEKQDKCSKPITLPLDTCNLPELCEMAKHLPSLNEMEHQTLQLVEEDTSVTEQDLFLRVVENNSSFTKVITLMGQKYLLPPKSSFLLSDISCMQPLLNYRKTFDVIVIDPPWQNKSVKRSNRYSYLSPLQIKQIPIPKLAAPNCLLVTWVTNRQKHLRFIKEELYPSWSVEVVAEWHWVKITNSGEFVFPLDSPHKKPYEGLILGRVQEKTALPLRNADVNVLPIPDHKLIVSVPCTLHSHKPPLADTSQKKTFMQPTDT; this is encoded by the exons ATGTCTGTGGTTCACCAGTTGTCAGCTGGGTGGTTACTGGATCATCTTTCTTTTATCAACAAGATAAACTATCAACTTCACCAGCATTATGAACCTTGTTGCAGTAAAAATGAGTTCACTACTTCTGTTCACTTTGAATCTCTTCAAATGGATTCCGTGTCCTCTTCTGGAGCCTGTGCTGCATTTATTGCTTCTGACCCTACCACTAAGCCAGAGAATGATGATGGAGGAAATTATGAAATGTTAacacaaaaatttgtttttcGACCTGAACTGTTTGATGTCACCAAACCTTATATAACTCCAGCTGTTCACAAAGAATGCCAGCAAAGTAATGAAAAGGAAGATCTGATGAATggtgttaaaaaagaaatctccattTCTATTATTGGGAAG AAGCGTAAAAGATGTGTTGTTTTCAATCAAGGTGAATTGGATGCGATGGAATACCATACAAAG ATCAGGGAGCTGATTTTGGATGGATCTTTACAATTGATCCAGGAAGGTCTCAAAAGtggttttctttatccactttttGAAAAACAGGACAAGTGTAGTAAGCCCATTACTTTACCACTTGACACCTGCAATTTGCCAGAATTATGTGAAATGGCAAAGCATTTGCCTTCTCTGAATGAAATGGAACATCAGACATTGCAATTGGTGGAAGAGGATACATCTGTTACAGAACAGGATTTATTTTTGCGAGTTGTTGAAAACAACTCTAGCTTTACAAAAGTGATTACTTTAATGGGACAAAAATACCTGCTACCACCGAAAAGCAGTTTTCTTTTATCTGACATTTCTTGTATGCAACCACTTCTGAACT atAGGAAAACATTTGATGTAATTGTGATAGATCCGCCATGGCAGAACAAATCAGTTAAAAGAAGTAATAG gtACAGTTATTTGTCACCCCTGCAAATAAAGCAAATACCTATCCCTAAATTGGCTGCTCCAAACTGTCTTCTTGTTACTTGGGTGACCAATAGACAGAAACACCTACGTTTTATAAAGGAAGAACTTTATCCCTCTTGGTCTGTGGAGGTAGTTGCTGAGTGGCACTGGGTAAAA ATCACCAATTCAGGAGAGTTCGTGTTCCCATTAGATTCTCCACACAAAAAGCCTTATGAAGGTCTTATACTGGGGAGAGTTCAAGAAAAAACTGCTCTACCATTGAG GAATGCAGATGTAAACGTGCTCCCCATTCCAGACCACAAATTAATTGTCAGCGTGCCCTGTACTCTTCACTCACATAAACCACCGCTTGCTg atacttctcaaaagaagacatttatgcagccaacagacacatga
- the LOC105478808 gene encoding N(6)-adenine-specific methyltransferase METTL4 isoform X1 yields the protein MSVVHQLSAGWLLDHLSFINKINYQLHQHYEPCCSKNEFTTSVHFESLQMDSVSSSGACAAFIASDPTTKPENDDGGNYEMLTQKFVFRPELFDVTKPYITPAVHKECQQSNEKEDLMNGVKKEISISIIGKKRKRCVVFNQGELDAMEYHTKIRELILDGSLQLIQEGLKSGFLYPLFEKQDKCSKPITLPLDTCNLPELCEMAKHLPSLNEMEHQTLQLVEEDTSVTEQDLFLRVVENNSSFTKVITLMGQKYLLPPKSSFLLSDISCMQPLLNYRKTFDVIVIDPPWQNKSVKRSNRYSYLSPLQIKQIPIPKLAAPNCLLVTWVTNRQKHLRFIKEELYPSWSVEVVAEWHWVKITNSGEFVFPLDSPHKKPYEGLILGRVQEKTALPLRNADVNVLPIPDHKLIVSVPCTLHSHKPPLAEVLKDYIKPDGEYLELFARNLQPGWTSWGNEVLKFQHVDYFIALESGS from the exons ATGTCTGTGGTTCACCAGTTGTCAGCTGGGTGGTTACTGGATCATCTTTCTTTTATCAACAAGATAAACTATCAACTTCACCAGCATTATGAACCTTGTTGCAGTAAAAATGAGTTCACTACTTCTGTTCACTTTGAATCTCTTCAAATGGATTCCGTGTCCTCTTCTGGAGCCTGTGCTGCATTTATTGCTTCTGACCCTACCACTAAGCCAGAGAATGATGATGGAGGAAATTATGAAATGTTAacacaaaaatttgtttttcGACCTGAACTGTTTGATGTCACCAAACCTTATATAACTCCAGCTGTTCACAAAGAATGCCAGCAAAGTAATGAAAAGGAAGATCTGATGAATggtgttaaaaaagaaatctccattTCTATTATTGGGAAG AAGCGTAAAAGATGTGTTGTTTTCAATCAAGGTGAATTGGATGCGATGGAATACCATACAAAG ATCAGGGAGCTGATTTTGGATGGATCTTTACAATTGATCCAGGAAGGTCTCAAAAGtggttttctttatccactttttGAAAAACAGGACAAGTGTAGTAAGCCCATTACTTTACCACTTGACACCTGCAATTTGCCAGAATTATGTGAAATGGCAAAGCATTTGCCTTCTCTGAATGAAATGGAACATCAGACATTGCAATTGGTGGAAGAGGATACATCTGTTACAGAACAGGATTTATTTTTGCGAGTTGTTGAAAACAACTCTAGCTTTACAAAAGTGATTACTTTAATGGGACAAAAATACCTGCTACCACCGAAAAGCAGTTTTCTTTTATCTGACATTTCTTGTATGCAACCACTTCTGAACT atAGGAAAACATTTGATGTAATTGTGATAGATCCGCCATGGCAGAACAAATCAGTTAAAAGAAGTAATAG gtACAGTTATTTGTCACCCCTGCAAATAAAGCAAATACCTATCCCTAAATTGGCTGCTCCAAACTGTCTTCTTGTTACTTGGGTGACCAATAGACAGAAACACCTACGTTTTATAAAGGAAGAACTTTATCCCTCTTGGTCTGTGGAGGTAGTTGCTGAGTGGCACTGGGTAAAA ATCACCAATTCAGGAGAGTTCGTGTTCCCATTAGATTCTCCACACAAAAAGCCTTATGAAGGTCTTATACTGGGGAGAGTTCAAGAAAAAACTGCTCTACCATTGAG GAATGCAGATGTAAACGTGCTCCCCATTCCAGACCACAAATTAATTGTCAGCGTGCCCTGTACTCTTCACTCACATAAACCACCGCTTGCTg AGGTTTTAAAAGACTACATCAAGCCAGATGGGGAATATTTGGAATTGTTTGCTCGAAATTTACAGCCAGGTTGGACTAGTTGGGGCAATGAAGTTCTCAAATTTCAGCATGTGGATTATTTTATTGCTCTGGAGTCTGGAAGCTGA